Within Longimicrobiaceae bacterium, the genomic segment CCGGACGCCCGCGTCCGCGGGCCTCGCCGAGCGCCGGTGCGCCGGGAGCGACTCCGGGAGGAGCACCAGCGCCACCGCCCCGTTCACGGCGGCCAGCGCCGCCGCGCCCAGGAACGGCACCGCGTGCCCGAAGTGGGAGAGGAGCCCCCCGATCGCCGGGCCGAAGATGAACCCCAGCCCGAAGGCGGCGCCGATCAGCCCCATCCCCCGCGCCCGGTCCTCGGGCGCCGTGACGTCGGCGATGTACGCCTGCGCCACCCCCACGTTGGCGCCCATGATCCCCGCCAGGGCGCGCCCCAGGAAGAGGGTGGCGAGCCCGCCCGCCAGCCCGAAGAGGAGGTACGAGGCGGCCGAGCCGAAGAGCCCCACCAGGAGCACGGGGCGGCGCCCCACGCGGTCGGAGAGGGCGCCCCACCAGGGGGCGAACAGGAGCTGCATCAGCGAGAAGACCGCCACCAGCCAGGTGACGGCGACGGGGCCGGCGCCGAACCGCTCCGCGTACAGCGGGAGGAGCGGGATGACGATCCCGAACCCGACCAGGTCCAGGAAGACGGTGAGGAACACGATGACGAGCGGAGACCGCCCCATGGTGCGCTCCGGTCCGCTCCGCGCCCGCTCCCCCGGCGCGGAGCGCGGGGGGAGCGGAGGTGCGGTGATGGTGTCGCTTCTGCTCAAGGGCCGGTGCTTCCCTTTATCTCTCGCCCTGTTCCGGGGTGCGTCGGGGTGTCCAAAATAGGCACTCGCCCGGATGGAGACAACGTGCGGAGCGCCTCCGGGACCCGGGGGCGGCCGCCGCGCGCCGGGGCAGAAGTGCTGCTGCTGGCACACGTTGTGCGCGGCCGGACCCGTCTGTCCGGCTTCCCCGGACCCTTCCCCAATGATCGACGAGGGCGAAATGGACGCAACCCAAGTGGCCGACGCGAGGCAGGAGCGCGTGAACCACCTCTACTGGAACAGCGCGGAGACGGTGGAGGGGATCTCGGAGCAGCTCGGCGTGAGCCGCGGCTCGCTGTACGCCGCCGTGCAGCCGGAGCCCGCCGGGGCGGAGTGCCCGGACTGCGCGGGGGAGCTGGCATTCCCCAACCGCACCAGCCGGACGGCGGGCCGCGCCGTGTGCCTGCGGTGCGACCGCACCGTGGCGCTGGAAGAGCTCCCGGGGCACGCGGTCCGCTACGGCAACGGGGCGGCCCTGGGCGGCCTGCGCGACGGCCTGGCCGCGGTGGAGCCCAAGCGCGCGGCCATGATCGGCGGGGCGGCGATGCTGGGGGCAGTGGCGGGGGTCGCCTCCGCCAGCCTGCTGCGCCGGTTTTACTGAGGGGCCCCTGGCGGGCGACGACACCACGCGGGGAGGCGAGGCCACGGTGGACAGCACCCGGATCGAATCGCTGAGGAAGCTGGCGCAGGAGCGCCCGGACGATCCCCGTCCGCGCTTCGGGCTGGCGCTGGAGTACGAGCGTGCGGGGCGGTGGGAGGAGATGATCGAGGAGCTGCGCGCCTACCTCACCCGCACCGACGACGAGGGGAACGCGTACGGGCGCCTGGGCCACGCGCTCCGCGAGCTGGGGCGCGACGACGAGGCGCGCGAGGCGTACCGGCAGGGGATCGCCGCCGCCACCCGCCACAGCCACCCCACCATGGCGATGGAGTTCGAGGAGGTGCTCGACGACATGGGCTGAGGCGCCCCGGCGTGGCCGCGCTCAGCTGCCGCCGGGACCGCGCAGCACGGCCAGGCCCCGCTCCAGCACGGGGTCTCCCCGCGCGCCCGGGACGGCGGGGGCGACCGGCACGTCCGGGGCGATCCCCACCCCCTCGAAGGGCGCACCGCCCGGGAGGCGAACCCTCCGGCCGCCGATCCGGGCCGTCATCCCGTTGCCGAAGTCCATCCGGAACGCCTGCCCCGTGGACCCGAACGTCGTCTCGCCCACCAGCGTGGCCCGGCCGTTGTCCTTGAAGGACACCACCAGGTCCTCGCAGGCCGAGGCGCACCCGCCGTCCACCAGGAACACCAGCTTCCCGCGGTACGCCGGCACCGGGTAGAGGCGGAGCACCAGCGGTCCCGCCGCCCGGTAGAGAAGCGGCGCCCCCACCTTCTCTTCCTCAACCTCCCACCGCCGGTATCCCTGCCCGCCCATGAGCGCCTTGCGGAGCTTCCAGGGCGTGGAGCCCCCGC encodes:
- a CDS encoding MFS transporter, which encodes MSRSDTITAPPLPPRSAPGERARSGPERTMGRSPLVIVFLTVFLDLVGFGIVIPLLPLYAERFGAGPVAVTWLVAVFSLMQLLFAPWWGALSDRVGRRPVLLVGLFGSAASYLLFGLAGGLATLFLGRALAGIMGANVGVAQAYIADVTAPEDRARGMGLIGAAFGLGFIFGPAIGGLLSHFGHAVPFLGAAALAAVNGAVALVLLPESLPAHRRSARPADAGVR
- a CDS encoding tetratricopeptide repeat protein, translating into MDSTRIESLRKLAQERPDDPRPRFGLALEYERAGRWEEMIEELRAYLTRTDDEGNAYGRLGHALRELGRDDEAREAYRQGIAAATRHSHPTMAMEFEEVLDDMG